A window of the Pelagibaculum spongiae genome harbors these coding sequences:
- a CDS encoding rhomboid family intramembrane serine protease, which produces MRFRPLVILLSVIALTEATNLLSGRAFNGYGIEPRSIGGLFGIPLAPFLHGNLFHFLSNLFPLIILGALVCRLGNKVFSMVTAEIILLGGLAVWLFGRGDSIHIGASGLVFGWFGFLMARGWFAKNLIDPLVAVVVFIFYGGSMFWGLLPVASYISWESHLFGCIAGVLAAWGTSSGSQRST; this is translated from the coding sequence ATGCGTTTTCGTCCACTGGTTATTTTGTTATCTGTCATAGCTCTAACTGAAGCTACCAACCTGTTATCTGGTCGTGCCTTTAATGGGTATGGCATTGAGCCTCGCAGCATCGGCGGGCTTTTCGGTATTCCTCTTGCACCCTTTCTCCACGGTAATTTGTTTCATTTCCTTTCTAATTTGTTTCCATTAATTATTTTGGGGGCACTTGTCTGTCGATTGGGTAATAAGGTTTTTAGCATGGTCACTGCTGAAATTATCTTGTTAGGTGGATTGGCTGTGTGGTTATTTGGCCGGGGAGATTCGATTCATATTGGTGCCAGTGGTTTGGTGTTTGGCTGGTTTGGCTTTTTGATGGCGCGTGGTTGGTTCGCCAAAAATCTGATTGACCCATTAGTTGCTGTAGTGGTGTTTATTTTTTATGGGGGCTCTATGTTCTGGGGGTTATTACCGGTGGCGAGCTATATCTCTTGGGAGTCTCATTTGTTTGGCTGTATCGCAGGTGTTTTAGCTGCGTGGGGAACTAGTAGCGGTAGTCAGAGATCTACATAA
- a CDS encoding acyl-CoA dehydrogenase family protein yields the protein MRAATLPVNLDDLLMSETHQVFNQPTALEDYNSFTSDIPLQHWLKVFYGDWAVDRLQSYGEQAGGSLLKAGFLANENAPTFETHDRFGHRVDQVNFHPAYHQLMNAAITADMPALPWKQTKKGAHVARAAMEYLHMQADAGSGCPLTMTFAAVPAISHQSDIAEIWLPKILSGVYDPRNIPWYDKKGVTIGMAMTEKQGGSDVRANTTIATPLTNSGGGQKYSLTGHKWFCSAPMCDAFLVLAQTDGGLSCFLVPRWREDGSKNGLYFQRLKNKLGNISNASSEVEYRDAHGWMLGEEGRGVRTIIEMVSMTRFDCMVGSSALMRASVAQAIHHTSGRSAFGKNLHQQPLMQNVLADLALESEAALAMTLRVGHALDMSQQSSADAEQQGLFARIATAVGKYWICKRAPHLSYEAMEAIGGVGYVEQNIMSRIYREAPVNAIWEGSGNIQCLDVIRAIQKEPACLEAFFAELNLARGENAALDNHIEQLKSQFDNFAELEVRGRTVVDHMATALQAATLIRFGDPEIAQAYIASRISGPAAASLGSLPAETDFMAIIKRAMPQV from the coding sequence ATGAGAGCAGCAACACTGCCCGTTAACCTGGATGATTTACTCATGTCGGAAACCCACCAGGTATTCAACCAGCCAACTGCGCTGGAAGATTACAACAGTTTCACATCAGATATACCGCTACAGCATTGGTTGAAAGTTTTTTATGGCGACTGGGCGGTAGATCGACTGCAAAGTTACGGCGAACAAGCCGGCGGCAGTTTGCTCAAAGCCGGTTTTCTAGCCAATGAAAATGCGCCAACATTTGAAACCCATGACCGTTTTGGTCATCGTGTGGATCAAGTGAATTTCCATCCTGCATATCACCAATTAATGAATGCTGCGATTACCGCAGATATGCCTGCATTGCCATGGAAGCAAACTAAAAAAGGTGCCCATGTTGCGCGTGCTGCAATGGAATATTTGCATATGCAGGCCGACGCCGGTTCAGGCTGCCCACTGACCATGACATTTGCTGCAGTTCCGGCAATTTCACATCAGTCAGATATCGCTGAAATCTGGTTGCCGAAGATTCTTTCCGGTGTTTATGATCCGCGAAATATCCCCTGGTATGATAAAAAAGGCGTCACCATCGGCATGGCGATGACCGAAAAACAGGGGGGTTCTGATGTCCGTGCCAATACCACGATTGCTACGCCATTAACCAATAGCGGTGGCGGTCAGAAATATTCACTGACCGGACACAAATGGTTTTGCTCTGCGCCGATGTGCGATGCCTTTTTGGTGTTGGCACAAACTGACGGCGGTTTATCTTGCTTCTTGGTGCCTCGCTGGCGAGAAGATGGCAGCAAAAATGGTCTCTATTTCCAGCGATTAAAAAACAAACTAGGCAATATTTCTAACGCATCTTCCGAAGTTGAATATCGCGATGCCCATGGTTGGATGTTGGGTGAAGAAGGGCGCGGTGTTCGCACTATTATTGAAATGGTCTCGATGACGCGTTTTGATTGCATGGTGGGCTCATCGGCGTTAATGCGCGCCTCGGTTGCCCAGGCAATTCATCACACTTCAGGCCGCAGTGCCTTCGGTAAAAACCTTCATCAACAACCTTTAATGCAAAATGTTTTAGCTGATTTAGCATTGGAAAGTGAAGCGGCTTTGGCGATGACCCTGCGAGTGGGCCATGCGCTAGATATGTCTCAGCAATCGTCAGCCGATGCAGAACAACAAGGTTTATTTGCCCGCATTGCAACTGCAGTCGGTAAATACTGGATTTGTAAAAGGGCACCGCATTTAAGCTATGAAGCGATGGAAGCCATCGGTGGTGTGGGTTACGTTGAGCAAAATATTATGTCGCGTATTTACCGTGAAGCGCCGGTAAATGCCATTTGGGAAGGTAGCGGAAATATTCAATGTCTTGATGTAATTCGAGCAATCCAAAAAGAGCCCGCATGCCTAGAAGCTTTTTTTGCTGAATTAAATTTAGCCCGTGGTGAAAACGCAGCGCTAGATAATCATATTGAACAATTAAAATCACAATTCGATAACTTTGCTGAATTGGAAGTTCGCGGCAGAACGGTAGTCGACCATATGGCAACCGCATTACAGGCCGCAACATTAATTCGTTTTGGCGATCCAGAAATTGCCCAAGCTTATATCGCTAGCCGAATTTCCGGGCCAGCTGCAGCAAGCCTTGGCAGCTTACCCGCAGAGACTGATTTTATGGCGATTATTAAACGGGCAATGCCGCAGGTTTAA
- a CDS encoding transposase: MLVKSLPKFIMPAPRAILFDPKANPFVHACSRCVRRGWLCGEDPAIVPELRKNYDHRRQWIVDRLALLVKAFAIEVAAYAIMSNHYHLVLYVDVDKAEKWTDDEVLTQYCKVFKGEYLVQKYLNPKDKKAMTSAEVNMALSFADVYRERLMSISWFMRAINEPLARRANSEDNCTGRFWEGRFKAQALLDQQALLTCMAYVDLNPLRAGIAKTPEDSNYTSIQARINIEQKNQSKNKKKVNLEPNYPRLKPLLGSRMKKQQHSECLPFKYQDYLELVDASARMARIDKKCHMQQDLPSIFKRLKLRVDATEWASIMSGRGPSLMQKFSTAIGKYSDILKFKRRAREQHKAKAQKFGST, encoded by the coding sequence ATGCTTGTTAAAAGCCTTCCTAAATTTATCATGCCTGCACCTCGTGCCATTTTGTTCGACCCCAAAGCCAATCCATTCGTCCATGCCTGCTCCAGATGCGTTAGGCGAGGGTGGTTGTGTGGCGAAGATCCCGCGATTGTTCCAGAACTGAGAAAGAACTACGACCATCGCCGTCAGTGGATTGTTGATCGGCTCGCATTGTTAGTAAAAGCCTTTGCTATTGAAGTGGCTGCTTACGCGATTATGTCGAATCATTATCACTTGGTGTTATATGTCGATGTCGACAAAGCAGAAAAATGGACTGACGATGAAGTACTGACCCAATATTGCAAAGTATTTAAAGGCGAATATCTAGTACAAAAATACCTCAACCCGAAAGATAAAAAAGCCATGACCTCGGCAGAAGTGAACATGGCTTTAAGCTTTGCTGATGTTTATAGAGAGCGGTTAATGAGTATCAGCTGGTTTATGCGTGCCATTAATGAACCGCTGGCACGAAGAGCTAATTCTGAAGATAATTGTACCGGCCGCTTTTGGGAAGGTCGATTTAAAGCACAGGCATTGCTTGATCAACAAGCCTTATTAACCTGCATGGCATATGTTGACCTTAATCCACTGCGGGCGGGCATTGCTAAAACTCCGGAAGATTCTAATTACACCTCAATACAAGCTCGAATTAATATTGAGCAGAAAAATCAATCTAAAAATAAAAAGAAAGTTAACTTGGAACCTAACTATCCCAGACTAAAGCCCTTGTTGGGTTCTAGAATGAAAAAGCAGCAACATTCTGAATGTTTGCCATTTAAATATCAGGATTACCTGGAGTTGGTTGACGCTAGCGCTCGAATGGCACGAATTGATAAGAAATGTCATATGCAACAAGATTTACCATCGATATTCAAACGATTAAAGCTTCGTGTTGATGCAACTGAATGGGCTAGTATCATGAGTGGGCGCGGGCCGTCACTGATGCAGAAATTCTCTACTGCGATTGGAAAATATTCCGATATATTGAAATTTAAGCGGCGGGCCAGAGAACAGCATAAGGCCAAAGCACAGAAGTTTGGTTCGACATAA
- a CDS encoding DUF2937 family protein, with product MNKLMEYCRLVLFVFGVLVGIQLPGFVGQYGQSLQARLLESNSSVAVFQDDADRYFDGDMNKLIDHYAKKKDPVINSGGESISALMSRNRYLEVALRDFNQSIYSQYLHVFARPIIEVRDNVWQHYSFSVVLNMTAILFGLAAGLLGSIVLDLFFVIVGFIFKGIFSRRTASE from the coding sequence ATGAATAAGCTGATGGAATACTGCAGATTGGTGCTGTTTGTGTTTGGTGTGTTGGTAGGTATTCAGCTGCCGGGCTTTGTTGGCCAATATGGGCAGAGCTTGCAAGCTCGTTTGCTGGAATCCAATAGCAGTGTTGCTGTGTTTCAAGATGATGCTGACCGATATTTTGATGGTGATATGAACAAGTTGATTGATCACTATGCAAAAAAGAAAGACCCAGTGATTAACTCGGGCGGAGAAAGTATCAGTGCGCTGATGTCGAGAAATCGATATTTGGAAGTAGCGTTACGAGATTTTAATCAGTCGATATATAGTCAATATTTGCATGTTTTTGCACGGCCGATTATCGAGGTGCGAGATAATGTTTGGCAGCATTATAGTTTTAGTGTTGTGCTGAACATGACCGCTATTTTATTTGGCTTGGCTGCAGGGTTGTTGGGTTCGATAGTTTTGGATTTATTTTTCGTTATTGTAGGTTTTATATTCAAAGGGATTTTCAGCAGACGAACAGCGTCAGAGTAA
- a CDS encoding efflux RND transporter permease subunit: protein MSDSQPAKTPKKNSGLKRYTTSETGLIAWFAENHVAANLLMLLIMVAGLIAVGSIRKQTFPDFDSRVVQVVIAYPGSAPEESEEGICLKIEESLQGLEGIKSINSSCYEGGATVNVESSQDFEVEELLDQVKLRVDAITSLPEQAEKPLIRKLQFGEATLWISVYGGENRKQRRAYAQQIRDEMAAVSGMGLVELVGDPQPEISIEVSEQTLRAYNLSFDEIAQAVRTGSVNLPGGSIRSEGGNILLRTKDQKYTAEEYADLTLRSFPDGSQLKLADIAQVKDGFSESDFFTYFNGKPASMLRVKKTGDQNELEVARLAREFISDKKLQLPDGIEVDYWGDISYYLNGRLEMMMENMVAGAALVFLILTLFLRLRIAFWVIVGIPICFLGSLWLLPLTPWPTTINMISLFGFILVLGIVVDDAIVIGESVYQQISEKGHTLDEVIRGAQKVAKPATFGVLTTMAAFAPILFVGGDAAPFFEAICMVVILCLFFSLVESKLILPAHLAQMKIQHRENREPNWLERIQDSVQARLQLFIERKYQPALEWSIKNRWLTLSIFFSMLIVTIGLVAGGTVRSQFFPDVPSDFIQVELQLEPGSSIQTRNQRLQQLELALNQVEERYEKQNSQQPELVKHQLTFASGETRGEMVVELTKPEQRSLDAVSFSKQWREQVGDLPSVKLLKFNASTNTGGGAALSFQLNGNNPQNLAQAATELEQRLKKYQGVFNITNSLSQGSREIQLKIKPSAESLGISSRDLGRQVRQAFYGEEIQRIQRGRDEIKIIVRYPAEQRKALTSLEGLRIRTSSGATVPFEEVAEISNGIGYSTISRVDRKRVATLEADVTALAEPNKIVETINQNFPQWLTENYPDIQFSLGGASMEEAKLMNRLAIAAMIALLLVFALIAIPLHSYSLPLIIMSVIPFGFVGAIVGHLIFDLSLSMMSIYGLVALGGVVVNDSLIMVDFITRARLDGQSLDQAIRQAGSQRFRAILLTSLTTFFGLAPIIMETSLQAQFVIPMATSLAFGILFATVITLFLIPCLYRIHEDFRHWIGSRGYLEQHSV from the coding sequence ATGAGTGATTCTCAACCAGCAAAAACACCGAAAAAGAATTCTGGTTTAAAGCGTTACACCACCAGTGAAACTGGCTTAATTGCCTGGTTTGCTGAAAACCATGTCGCAGCCAATTTGTTAATGCTGTTAATCATGGTGGCTGGTTTAATTGCAGTGGGTAGCATTCGTAAACAGACCTTTCCTGACTTCGACAGTCGAGTGGTTCAGGTCGTAATTGCCTACCCCGGCTCCGCACCGGAAGAATCAGAAGAAGGAATCTGCCTCAAAATTGAAGAGTCCTTACAAGGGCTAGAAGGCATTAAGTCGATCAACTCCTCCTGCTATGAAGGCGGTGCGACAGTCAATGTAGAAAGCAGCCAAGATTTCGAAGTCGAAGAGTTGCTCGATCAGGTAAAGCTACGAGTAGATGCCATCACATCACTACCCGAGCAGGCCGAAAAGCCCTTAATTCGTAAACTGCAATTTGGCGAAGCTACTTTGTGGATAAGTGTTTATGGCGGCGAAAACCGCAAGCAACGCCGCGCTTATGCACAGCAAATTCGTGATGAAATGGCTGCGGTTTCTGGTATGGGGCTGGTTGAGTTAGTCGGCGACCCTCAACCAGAAATTAGCATTGAAGTGTCAGAACAAACCCTTCGCGCTTACAACTTGAGCTTTGATGAAATCGCCCAAGCGGTTAGAACGGGTTCAGTCAACTTACCTGGCGGATCAATTCGCAGTGAAGGCGGCAATATTTTATTGCGCACCAAAGATCAAAAATACACTGCCGAAGAATATGCTGATTTAACATTGCGCAGTTTTCCTGATGGCAGCCAACTCAAATTGGCCGATATTGCTCAGGTTAAAGATGGCTTCTCTGAAAGTGATTTTTTCACCTACTTCAACGGCAAACCGGCCAGCATGTTGCGAGTAAAAAAAACCGGTGATCAAAACGAACTAGAAGTCGCCAGATTAGCTAGAGAATTTATTAGCGATAAAAAACTACAACTGCCTGATGGCATTGAAGTCGACTATTGGGGGGATATTTCCTACTATCTGAATGGTCGGCTAGAAATGATGATGGAAAACATGGTTGCAGGTGCAGCGCTGGTTTTCTTAATTCTGACGTTATTCTTACGCTTGCGCATTGCATTTTGGGTCATCGTCGGCATTCCTATCTGCTTTTTAGGTAGTTTATGGTTATTGCCTCTCACGCCATGGCCAACCACCATCAATATGATCAGCCTGTTTGGTTTTATTCTGGTGCTCGGCATAGTGGTCGATGATGCGATTGTCATAGGAGAAAGCGTTTATCAGCAGATCAGTGAAAAAGGCCATACCCTAGATGAAGTGATTCGCGGCGCACAAAAAGTCGCAAAACCAGCCACCTTCGGCGTATTAACCACCATGGCGGCTTTTGCACCGATTCTGTTTGTTGGCGGCGACGCGGCACCATTTTTTGAAGCCATCTGTATGGTGGTCATCTTATGTTTGTTTTTTTCTCTAGTTGAATCAAAACTAATTTTGCCAGCTCATTTGGCACAAATGAAAATACAGCATCGAGAAAACCGGGAGCCTAATTGGTTAGAAAGAATTCAAGATTCCGTTCAAGCGCGTTTACAGCTTTTTATCGAGCGCAAATATCAACCCGCGCTAGAGTGGTCGATTAAAAATCGCTGGCTGACGCTATCAATATTTTTCTCAATGCTGATTGTCACAATTGGCCTGGTTGCTGGCGGCACCGTGCGCTCACAGTTTTTCCCCGATGTTCCTAGTGATTTTATTCAGGTGGAATTACAACTAGAACCTGGCAGTTCAATTCAAACCAGAAACCAACGGCTACAGCAGCTTGAACTGGCACTCAATCAGGTCGAGGAGCGCTACGAAAAACAAAACTCCCAGCAACCTGAGCTAGTCAAGCATCAACTAACATTCGCCAGCGGTGAAACACGCGGTGAAATGGTGGTTGAGCTAACCAAGCCGGAGCAACGCTCATTAGATGCGGTTAGTTTTTCTAAGCAATGGCGAGAACAAGTCGGCGATTTACCCAGCGTTAAACTCCTTAAATTTAATGCTTCAACCAATACCGGCGGCGGTGCTGCATTATCTTTTCAATTGAATGGTAATAATCCACAAAACTTGGCTCAAGCTGCCACTGAGCTAGAACAACGATTAAAAAAGTACCAGGGTGTTTTTAATATCACTAATTCTCTTTCACAGGGCAGCAGAGAGATTCAATTAAAAATTAAACCTTCTGCTGAATCATTAGGGATTTCTTCTAGAGATTTAGGTCGTCAGGTTCGCCAGGCTTTCTATGGTGAAGAAATTCAGCGGATTCAGCGCGGTCGAGATGAAATAAAAATTATTGTTCGCTACCCTGCAGAGCAACGAAAGGCTTTAACTAGCCTAGAAGGTTTACGGATTCGCACCTCTAGCGGTGCAACCGTACCTTTTGAGGAAGTCGCTGAAATATCAAACGGCATAGGCTATTCAACCATTAGCCGGGTTGATAGAAAGCGAGTGGCAACCCTAGAAGCAGATGTCACAGCACTTGCTGAGCCAAATAAAATTGTCGAAACCATAAACCAAAATTTTCCACAATGGCTCACTGAAAACTATCCAGATATTCAGTTTAGTCTCGGTGGCGCTAGCATGGAAGAGGCAAAACTAATGAACCGCTTGGCAATCGCTGCCATGATTGCTTTATTACTGGTATTCGCCTTAATCGCTATTCCACTGCACTCTTACAGCTTGCCACTGATTATTATGTCGGTGATTCCATTTGGTTTTGTTGGTGCCATTGTTGGCCATTTAATTTTCGACCTTTCACTGAGCATGATGTCGATATATGGACTGGTGGCTCTGGGCGGCGTGGTAGTTAACGACAGTTTAATTATGGTCGACTTTATTACTCGAGCCAGGCTAGACGGGCAAAGCCTCGACCAAGCCATTCGGCAGGCAGGTAGCCAGCGATTCCGGGCAATTTTGCTCACCTCGCTGACAACATTCTTTGGACTGGCTCCGATTATTATGGAAACCAGCTTACAAGCACAGTTTGTAATTCCAATGGCCACTTCACTGGCTTTTGGTATTTTGTTTGCGACGGTGATTACTCTATTCCTGATTCCTTGTTTGTACCGAATTCATGAAGACTTCCGTCATTGGATTGGTTCAAGGGGATATTTGGAGCAGCACTCCGTTTAA
- a CDS encoding efflux RND transporter periplasmic adaptor subunit, which yields MSKPFKILIPIALLIAAITVAVVLVASKKAPEQIIPKKQPPLVSTLSIQPHTVRLSVTSQGKVIARSRSQLSAEVAGEISQISTKLVKGGFFKPGEQLLQIDPADYQANVREAEAALASAQAQRFQEQARAEQAFQDWKTLGNKRQADPLVLRKPQLAQAEAAVKSAQAALDRANRKLAKTIIRAPWPAMVSLRMAELGQFVSPGTPLAELIAVDYAETRLALSDKELSWLTKIAPGSQQNGPEVILKSRFRGQSQQHIARIVRDEGTISDTTRMHYLIARIDDPYNLISQPTASDLNAAPLKIGSFVEATINGRQLDNVYRIPRYLLQTENKLHLLGDNNQLKIVQARLLQGQGEMVLIQIPLPAVNNSSTDNAPVSNQPITLVTSALLAASENLQLRIASTQSNEQPNEQRSQPLLEETATITSAVTTEMTANE from the coding sequence ATGTCTAAACCATTTAAAATCTTGATTCCTATTGCACTATTGATTGCGGCGATTACTGTTGCTGTTGTTCTGGTGGCAAGCAAAAAAGCCCCTGAGCAAATTATCCCTAAAAAACAGCCACCTCTGGTTTCGACTTTAAGCATTCAGCCGCATACAGTTCGATTAAGCGTTACTAGTCAGGGAAAAGTAATTGCCCGCAGCCGTAGTCAATTAAGTGCTGAAGTTGCTGGAGAAATTAGTCAGATTTCAACTAAATTGGTGAAAGGTGGTTTTTTCAAACCTGGTGAACAGCTTTTACAGATTGACCCAGCAGATTACCAAGCAAATGTTCGAGAAGCAGAAGCCGCTCTAGCCAGCGCACAAGCCCAGCGATTTCAAGAACAAGCCCGGGCCGAACAGGCATTCCAAGACTGGAAGACCTTAGGAAATAAGCGGCAAGCTGATCCACTCGTATTAAGAAAACCGCAATTGGCCCAAGCCGAAGCAGCGGTTAAATCGGCACAGGCAGCATTAGACAGAGCCAACCGCAAACTCGCTAAAACCATTATTCGCGCTCCATGGCCTGCAATGGTTAGCTTACGAATGGCTGAATTAGGACAGTTTGTATCGCCCGGCACACCTCTGGCAGAACTTATCGCGGTCGATTATGCCGAAACCCGCCTAGCACTCTCAGATAAAGAACTTTCGTGGTTAACTAAAATTGCGCCGGGTAGTCAGCAAAATGGTCCAGAAGTTATCCTTAAAAGCCGTTTTCGCGGTCAATCACAGCAACATATCGCCCGAATTGTTCGTGATGAAGGCACGATTAGTGATACTACTCGCATGCATTATTTAATTGCCCGCATTGATGACCCATACAATTTAATCAGCCAGCCAACTGCTTCAGATTTGAATGCGGCACCATTAAAAATTGGTAGCTTTGTTGAAGCAACAATTAACGGCCGACAACTCGACAATGTTTACCGTATTCCACGCTATTTACTGCAAACAGAAAACAAATTACATCTGCTCGGCGATAATAATCAGCTGAAGATTGTTCAGGCTCGGTTATTACAAGGTCAGGGTGAAATGGTGCTGATTCAAATTCCACTGCCTGCTGTGAACAATTCATCGACTGACAATGCACCCGTCAGTAACCAACCGATCACTCTGGTAACCAGCGCACTACTTGCAGCCAGCGAAAATCTGCAATTACGAATCGCCAGTACTCAGTCAAACGAACAGCCAAACGAACAACGCAGCCAACCTTTGCTAGAAGAAACAGCAACAATCACTAGCGCTGTGACTACTGAGATGACTGCAAATGAGTGA